From the Streptomyces sp. KMM 9044 genome, one window contains:
- a CDS encoding IS701 family transposase — translation MPGERARPVREAARETRWWKHQQGAPSRPHQLAEWAGHATPDGLQYLLSRSRWDADRVRDDLQQYVADQLGHEDGVLIVDDTGFVKKGITSAGVQRQYSGTAGRTENCQIGVFAAYATSRGHALVDRDLYLPRSWTDDRDRCRAAHIPDDRAFATKNDLARDMIRRAHASPLRFRWVTADAAYGQDSRFRRFLEDDLKLHYVVAVPKSQQVHGPRIEDRIRREAPPEAWQRLSAGPGAKGERSYDWAGALLPVVEERDGDKPTRRRWMLARRSISKPDEIAYFLASAPLDATLADLARIAGCRWKIEECFQSAKNECGLDEYEVRRYTGWYRHITLAMLAHAFLAAMAAQERERVWLCLSEIPSQA, via the coding sequence ATGCCTGGAGAGCGGGCACGTCCGGTTCGGGAGGCGGCTCGGGAAACCCGCTGGTGGAAACACCAGCAGGGCGCCCCGAGTCGACCTCACCAGCTCGCCGAGTGGGCCGGCCACGCCACCCCGGACGGCCTGCAGTACCTGCTCTCCCGCAGCCGCTGGGACGCCGACCGTGTCCGCGACGACCTCCAGCAGTACGTCGCCGACCAACTCGGCCATGAAGACGGTGTGTTGATTGTCGATGACACCGGCTTCGTCAAGAAGGGGATCACCTCCGCCGGAGTGCAGCGCCAATACTCCGGCACGGCCGGGCGGACCGAGAACTGCCAGATCGGCGTGTTCGCCGCCTATGCCACCAGTCGGGGACACGCCCTCGTCGACCGTGACCTCTATCTGCCCAGGTCCTGGACCGACGACCGCGACCGCTGCCGGGCCGCCCACATTCCCGACGACCGTGCCTTCGCCACTAAGAACGACCTCGCCCGCGACATGATCCGCCGGGCCCATGCCTCCCCACTCCGGTTCCGGTGGGTCACCGCGGACGCCGCCTACGGCCAGGACAGCCGCTTCCGCCGCTTCCTCGAAGACGACCTCAAGCTCCACTACGTCGTGGCCGTCCCCAAGTCCCAGCAGGTCCACGGCCCGCGCATCGAGGACCGCATCCGCCGCGAGGCCCCACCGGAGGCCTGGCAACGGTTGTCCGCCGGCCCCGGAGCGAAAGGTGAGCGCTCCTACGACTGGGCCGGCGCCCTCCTGCCCGTCGTTGAGGAACGCGACGGCGACAAGCCCACCCGCAGACGGTGGATGCTGGCCCGGCGCAGCATCAGCAAGCCCGACGAGATCGCCTATTTCCTGGCCAGCGCCCCGCTGGACGCCACGCTCGCCGACCTGGCCCGGATCGCCGGATGCCGCTGGAAGATCGAGGAATGTTTTCAGTCCGCGAAGAACGAATGCGGCCTCGACGAGTACGAGGTCCGCCGTTACACCGGCTGGTACCGGCACATCACCCTCGCCATGCTCGCCCACGCCTTCCTCGCCGCCATGGCCGCCCAGGAACGCGAAAGGGTGTGGCTCTGTCTGAGTGAGATCCCGAGTCAGGCTTGA
- a CDS encoding type II toxin-antitoxin system VapB family antitoxin, with the protein MTRTVIDLDDQLVADVAKALGTSTKKETVNTALREVLENRRRALALTRLRAAAAEGAFDLDLLEDKGNYRR; encoded by the coding sequence ATGACTCGCACCGTAATAGACCTCGACGATCAACTGGTCGCTGACGTGGCCAAGGCCCTCGGCACCAGCACCAAGAAGGAGACAGTGAACACCGCGCTGCGCGAGGTGCTGGAGAACCGGCGGCGGGCTTTGGCCCTCACCCGCCTGCGGGCGGCGGCGGCCGAGGGTGCCTTCGATCTCGATCTCCTTGAAGACAAGGGGAACTACCGTCGGTGA
- a CDS encoding SCO7613 C-terminal domain-containing membrane protein, with translation MTHLPPPAEELRILDAELWQLEARRAQLLARRTQLIGLLQSAFPPAPPVPRRPETTAPRVQNVLLVLGGVLLTVAAIAFTLVSWGHLGITGRSMVLVTVTVAALGAPVPLLKRGLRSTAETLAGLGLALTVLDAYALHEVALTAADGTGYAAVAAAFLAGVWWGYGRGLGSLRIPFPAALAAAQFPLLLWAVAADAGPYAITAALLLTAAFDTVVALRTSARPLRIAAAIGAYGTGGWGVAAACVLSWEAVGPSAAALAAALLALAAAIALYAAWRVPQQGLATGAAVTGGLLLVAALGGVPRASLPGVWTVPGYLACGVGLLSAVRAPLPEPVRRGVAWASASVQALAVVWALPLVVVALLGPVGWMGRVWSGAPSNLHAAVTVWAPWPTDAAAAPLVLAVVAAVLAGAARAATTWRDQAAAGAVVLVWASAIVFPVVLQLPYVAGMFAQGLTAVAVLAVAAYARRTPMSLTAVLLSLLTAAGLALLALASQGATLTVLAALTGLFAVAAAHRCLTAVCASASLAGAAGLACAVGAAAGRPPAHTALLVLIVPVAAALLAARVPRTAVPVEVTGAVAGLLAIGLAVTDAPVLALVLALCGVIAAGTAVRADRRRAGYAAAALFVLATWVRLGSWAVSTPEAYTLPVTVPALVVGFVRRHRDPEASSWTAYGPGLSATLVPSLLAAWADADWPRPLLLGTAALALTLLGAHHRLQAPLVLGGSVLVLDALHELAPYLVQLAGVFPRWLPPALAGLLLLVLGATYEQRIRDARRVREVLGRMR, from the coding sequence ATGACCCACCTACCACCACCGGCTGAGGAGTTGCGGATCCTCGACGCGGAGTTGTGGCAACTCGAGGCCCGCCGAGCCCAGTTGCTGGCCCGTCGTACCCAGCTGATCGGTCTCCTCCAGTCGGCCTTCCCGCCCGCTCCGCCGGTGCCGCGGCGACCCGAGACCACCGCGCCCCGTGTGCAGAACGTGCTCCTCGTCCTCGGCGGTGTCCTGCTGACCGTCGCCGCGATCGCGTTCACCCTGGTCAGCTGGGGGCACCTGGGGATCACCGGGCGGTCCATGGTGCTCGTCACGGTGACTGTGGCGGCGCTCGGCGCTCCCGTGCCCCTGCTGAAGCGCGGGCTGCGCTCGACGGCGGAGACGCTGGCGGGCCTCGGTCTGGCGCTGACGGTGCTCGACGCGTACGCGCTGCACGAGGTCGCGCTGACGGCCGCCGACGGCACGGGGTACGCGGCTGTCGCGGCGGCGTTCCTGGCCGGGGTGTGGTGGGGATACGGCAGGGGACTCGGTTCCCTGCGCATCCCCTTCCCCGCCGCGCTGGCCGCCGCCCAGTTCCCCCTGCTGCTGTGGGCGGTGGCAGCCGACGCGGGCCCGTACGCGATCACGGCCGCGCTGTTGCTGACGGCCGCGTTCGACACGGTCGTCGCGCTCCGGACGTCCGCGAGGCCCCTGCGCATCGCCGCCGCCATCGGCGCGTACGGGACAGGCGGTTGGGGCGTGGCGGCGGCCTGCGTGCTCTCCTGGGAGGCCGTCGGCCCGAGCGCCGCCGCCCTTGCGGCGGCGCTCCTCGCCCTTGCGGCGGCGATCGCGCTGTACGCCGCATGGCGCGTCCCGCAGCAGGGCCTTGCCACCGGCGCCGCGGTGACCGGCGGGCTGCTCCTGGTCGCGGCGCTCGGCGGCGTCCCGCGCGCGTCGCTGCCCGGGGTGTGGACGGTGCCCGGCTATCTGGCCTGCGGGGTCGGGCTGCTGTCGGCCGTCCGCGCTCCGCTCCCTGAACCCGTGCGGCGCGGTGTCGCCTGGGCGTCGGCCTCCGTCCAGGCCCTGGCGGTGGTGTGGGCACTGCCCCTGGTCGTCGTGGCGCTGCTGGGGCCGGTCGGATGGATGGGGCGGGTCTGGTCCGGGGCGCCGTCAAACCTGCATGCCGCGGTGACGGTCTGGGCGCCTTGGCCGACGGACGCGGCGGCCGCGCCGCTGGTGCTCGCGGTCGTCGCGGCGGTTCTGGCCGGGGCGGCCCGCGCCGCCACGACCTGGCGCGACCAGGCTGCGGCCGGTGCCGTGGTCCTGGTTTGGGCGAGTGCGATCGTCTTTCCGGTCGTTTTGCAACTCCCTTACGTAGCAGGGATGTTCGCGCAGGGGCTGACGGCTGTGGCGGTGCTGGCCGTGGCGGCGTACGCGCGTCGGACGCCGATGTCCCTCACCGCCGTCCTCCTCTCCCTGCTCACCGCGGCCGGCCTCGCGCTCCTCGCACTCGCCTCCCAGGGCGCGACCCTGACCGTGCTCGCCGCGCTGACGGGACTCTTCGCGGTGGCCGCCGCACACCGGTGTCTGACCGCCGTCTGCGCAAGCGCGTCCCTGGCAGGGGCGGCGGGTCTGGCGTGTGCGGTGGGTGCCGCCGCGGGCCGGCCGCCCGCGCACACGGCGCTGCTGGTCCTGATCGTCCCGGTCGCCGCGGCCCTGCTCGCGGCGCGGGTCCCGCGGACCGCGGTTCCGGTCGAGGTCACGGGCGCCGTCGCGGGGCTCCTGGCCATCGGACTGGCCGTCACCGACGCACCCGTGCTGGCCCTCGTGCTGGCCCTGTGCGGGGTGATCGCCGCGGGCACCGCCGTGCGCGCGGACCGACGTCGGGCCGGGTACGCGGCCGCCGCGCTGTTCGTGCTGGCCACCTGGGTACGGCTCGGGTCGTGGGCCGTGAGCACCCCGGAGGCGTACACCCTGCCGGTGACCGTCCCGGCGCTGGTCGTGGGCTTCGTCCGGCGCCACCGGGACCCCGAGGCCTCGTCGTGGACGGCATACGGTCCCGGGCTCTCGGCGACGCTCGTGCCGAGCCTGCTTGCGGCGTGGGCCGACGCGGACTGGCCGCGCCCCCTGCTGCTCGGCACGGCGGCCCTCGCCCTCACCCTGCTGGGTGCCCACCACCGGCTCCAGGCGCCGCTCGTCCTCGGCGGGAGCGTGCTCGTGCTGGACGCGCTGCACGAACTCGCCCCCTACCTGGTGCAGTTGGCGGGCGTGTTCCCCCGCTGGCTGCCTCCCGCGCTCGCCGGGCTGCTGCTGCTCGTGCTGGGCGCGACGTACGAACAGCGGATCCGGGACGCCCGGCGGGTACGGGAGGTGCTGGGACGTATGCGCTGA
- a CDS encoding ISKra4 family transposase → MNAAYETAAAADPFARVFSSLTLLTTRLSGPEALTATHEQVEADVEAGSRELGRLLLQAHLQWRARHEEDHLSALGPRERAALAGGRSRLEKGHRRQLATVLGPVTVTRCALRGAGMTNLYPADAMLGLPHGRHSLGLRRLAVLEAVRSSYDTALEAIDRGCGGRVVGKRQVEDLVRAAAVDVAAFYTARTPAPAPAGTLLVLSVDQKGIVMRPGHLREATAKAAARARRTFRTRLAAGEKSCRKRMATLAVVHDAEPAVRRPHDVIAPPGGRTGHRTVRKGPTARAKWLTASVREDAETVIAAAFDQAEARDPEHRRTWVVLIDGATHQRELIQAEAARRNVTIHIVLDIVHVIEKLWAAARCFHTATDPATEDWVGSKAARILAGDAPGAAHDIRAEADRHHLSDDQRAAADKACRYLDNNADFVHYDQALAAGWPIASGAVEGAARHLVADRLDITGSRWTVPGAEAVLTLRAVISNGDFPDYWIFHTRKEHERLHPLPDQHIYALQA, encoded by the coding sequence ATGAACGCAGCGTATGAAACGGCCGCGGCGGCTGACCCCTTTGCCCGCGTGTTTTCTTCCCTCACTTTGCTGACCACCCGCCTCTCCGGCCCTGAAGCACTCACCGCGACGCATGAACAGGTGGAGGCCGACGTCGAAGCGGGCTCCCGGGAGCTGGGGCGACTGCTCCTGCAGGCCCATCTCCAGTGGCGGGCCCGCCACGAAGAGGACCACCTGTCCGCCCTCGGTCCGCGGGAGCGGGCTGCGCTCGCCGGCGGCCGGAGCCGGCTGGAGAAGGGCCACCGGCGGCAACTGGCCACCGTGCTGGGGCCGGTGACCGTGACCCGGTGCGCCCTGCGCGGCGCGGGCATGACCAACCTCTACCCCGCCGACGCCATGCTGGGCCTGCCCCACGGCCGGCACAGTCTGGGACTGCGCCGCCTCGCGGTCCTCGAAGCGGTCCGTAGTTCCTACGACACCGCGCTGGAAGCGATCGACCGCGGCTGCGGGGGCCGGGTGGTGGGCAAACGCCAGGTGGAGGATCTGGTGCGGGCCGCGGCCGTGGACGTCGCCGCGTTCTATACGGCCCGCACCCCCGCGCCGGCCCCGGCCGGGACGCTGCTGGTGCTCAGTGTCGACCAGAAGGGAATCGTGATGCGCCCGGGCCACCTGCGCGAGGCCACCGCGAAGGCCGCCGCCAGGGCCCGGCGCACCTTCCGCACCCGGCTCGCGGCCGGGGAGAAGTCCTGCCGCAAAAGGATGGCCACCCTCGCCGTCGTCCACGACGCCGAGCCTGCCGTCCGCCGCCCGCACGACGTCATCGCCCCGCCCGGCGGCCGCACCGGCCACCGCACCGTCCGCAAAGGACCCACCGCGCGGGCGAAATGGCTCACCGCCTCCGTCCGCGAGGACGCCGAAACCGTCATCGCCGCCGCGTTCGACCAGGCCGAAGCCCGCGACCCCGAGCACAGGCGGACCTGGGTCGTACTGATCGACGGCGCCACCCACCAGCGGGAGCTGATCCAGGCCGAGGCCGCCCGCCGCAATGTCACGATCCACATCGTCCTCGACATCGTCCACGTGATCGAGAAGCTGTGGGCAGCCGCTCGCTGTTTCCACACCGCCACCGATCCCGCCACCGAGGACTGGGTCGGCAGCAAGGCCGCCCGGATCCTGGCCGGCGACGCCCCCGGCGCCGCCCACGACATCCGCGCCGAAGCCGACCGCCACCACCTCAGCGACGACCAGCGCGCCGCCGCGGACAAAGCCTGCCGATACCTGGACAACAACGCCGACTTCGTCCACTACGACCAGGCCCTGGCCGCCGGCTGGCCGATCGCCAGCGGCGCCGTCGAAGGAGCAGCCCGCCATCTGGTCGCCGACAGACTCGACATCACCGGCAGCAGGTGGACCGTCCCCGGCGCCGAAGCCGTCCTCACCCTCCGCGCCGTCATCAGCAACGGCGACTTCCCCGACTACTGGATCTTCCACACGCGGAAGGAGCACGAACGACTCCATCCCTTACCCGACCAGCACATATACGCACTTCAAGCCTGA
- a CDS encoding PIN domain nuclease, producing MNAAQFLIDTSALARLLRGDAEQYGWDRAAAAGLIATCPLTELEFFYSARSAADRAQGIEDLRLLFGWVPVDDRAYDRAWQVQEILTQRGQHRSAGAVDLVVAATAELQGLTLLHRDRDFECIAAVTGQALQWYGPEPGK from the coding sequence GTGAACGCCGCTCAGTTCCTGATCGACACCAGCGCACTCGCCCGTCTGCTGCGCGGCGACGCCGAGCAATACGGATGGGACCGGGCGGCGGCAGCCGGGCTCATCGCCACGTGCCCCCTCACCGAGCTGGAGTTCTTCTACAGCGCGCGTTCCGCCGCCGACCGTGCACAAGGCATCGAGGACCTGCGCCTGCTCTTCGGCTGGGTGCCGGTCGACGACCGCGCCTACGACCGCGCCTGGCAGGTCCAGGAGATCCTCACCCAACGCGGACAGCACCGCAGTGCCGGAGCCGTCGACCTCGTGGTGGCGGCCACGGCCGAGTTGCAGGGACTGACCCTCCTGCACCGCGACCGGGACTTCGAATGCATCGCCGCCGTCACAGGCCAGGCACTCCAGTGGTACGGGCCAGAACCCGGCAAATGA
- a CDS encoding transposase yields the protein MQFSRCTLLIDIDPTHRRVYGRAKQGAEHGRLKGQRTLHPIMATLSTPLARPVIGAVRLRRGKAADVRGATSFVREALAIAKDAGGTGVRMVRVDSKFYTADVAAACHRSGAHFSLTTGMNPSIATAIGRITEDTWVPIRYPEAFVDPDTGEMVSDAEVAETEYTAFTGRKKTEQVTARLIVRRVRRLNPQAATGQGELFDSWRYHPVFTNSPFGMLQAELHHRQHAVVEQAIADGKSSALAHLPSGNFQANAATAFLLGVSTLPGREARRVPRRHPLSKTQDSARSVIRDFC from the coding sequence GTGCAGTTTTCACGATGCACACTGCTCATCGATATCGACCCCACCCACCGCCGGGTCTACGGACGGGCCAAGCAGGGCGCCGAGCACGGGCGCCTGAAGGGGCAGCGCACCCTGCACCCGATCATGGCCACCCTGTCCACCCCGCTCGCCCGGCCGGTGATCGGAGCGGTCCGCCTGCGCCGCGGCAAGGCCGCCGATGTCCGCGGCGCGACAAGCTTCGTGCGTGAGGCCCTGGCCATCGCGAAGGACGCGGGCGGAACCGGAGTCCGGATGGTACGGGTGGACAGCAAGTTCTACACCGCCGATGTGGCCGCCGCCTGCCACAGGTCCGGTGCCCACTTCTCCCTGACCACGGGCATGAACCCCTCCATCGCCACCGCGATCGGCCGCATCACCGAGGACACCTGGGTCCCGATCCGCTACCCCGAGGCGTTCGTGGATCCCGACACCGGCGAGATGGTCTCCGACGCCGAGGTCGCCGAGACCGAGTACACCGCGTTCACCGGACGCAAGAAGACCGAGCAGGTCACCGCCCGTCTGATCGTGCGCCGGGTACGACGCCTCAACCCGCAGGCAGCCACCGGGCAGGGCGAACTGTTCGACTCCTGGCGCTACCACCCCGTCTTCACCAACAGCCCCTTCGGCATGCTTCAGGCCGAACTGCACCACCGGCAACACGCTGTCGTGGAACAGGCGATCGCGGACGGGAAGTCCTCCGCACTCGCCCACCTGCCCTCGGGAAACTTCCAGGCGAACGCCGCCACCGCCTTCCTCCTCGGTGTCTCCACCCTGCCGGGGCGAGAAGCTCGCCGAGTCCCTCGGCGTCACCCGCTCTCGAAAACCCAGGACAGCGCGAGAAGTGTGATCCGAGACTTCTGCTGA
- the ltrA gene encoding group II intron reverse transcriptase/maturase, whose translation MNTDALEFGLLKAERRVLEMQTKLHCWATDDRDRRFDDLFNLVADPAFLLVAWVRVRRNRGARSAGVDGQTARSVEDGQGVEAFLDEVRSDLKDRTFRPLPVRERMIPKPGTAKRRRLGIPTVRDRVVQASLKLVLEPIFEAYFLPCSYGFRPKRRAHDALAEAHHFAKNSYEWMVEGDIEACFDSIDHAALMGRVRRRVGDRRVLDLVKAFLKSGILSEAGQSKDTDSGTPQGGILSPLLANIALSVLDEFIAAGPGGPNSTQGQRARRRRQNLPNYRLFRYADDFLIAVTGTREQAEDMRTQVAEVLAPMGLRLSVEKTAITHIDEGLDFLGWRLQRHRKRGTQKHYVYLYPSKKALQAVKEKVKTLCRQDTNLPLAVVLHHLNPVLRGWTAYFRHGVSSATFQYLSAFTWRQVFGWLRRKHRRSNWKSLRRRYCAGRWWPADDEVVLFRCAKVRTNRYLYRGNKIPSPWPSGSTTAAAV comes from the coding sequence GTGAATACCGACGCGCTGGAGTTCGGGCTGCTCAAGGCCGAGCGCCGGGTACTGGAGATGCAGACCAAACTGCACTGTTGGGCGACCGACGATCGTGATCGCCGGTTCGATGACCTGTTCAATCTCGTTGCTGATCCCGCGTTCCTGCTGGTCGCGTGGGTTCGGGTGAGGAGGAACAGGGGCGCTCGCTCGGCCGGAGTGGACGGGCAGACGGCCCGTTCCGTGGAGGACGGGCAAGGCGTCGAGGCATTCCTCGACGAGGTGCGGTCCGACCTGAAGGACCGCACCTTCCGTCCGCTTCCCGTGCGGGAAAGGATGATCCCCAAGCCGGGGACGGCCAAGCGCCGTCGGCTGGGTATTCCGACCGTGCGGGACCGGGTGGTCCAGGCGTCCCTGAAGCTGGTACTGGAGCCGATCTTCGAGGCGTATTTCCTCCCGTGCTCCTACGGGTTCCGCCCGAAGCGCCGGGCTCACGACGCGCTCGCCGAGGCGCACCACTTCGCCAAGAACTCCTATGAGTGGATGGTGGAGGGGGACATCGAGGCGTGCTTCGACTCGATCGACCACGCGGCCCTGATGGGCCGGGTGCGTCGCCGAGTCGGAGACCGGCGCGTCCTTGACCTGGTGAAGGCGTTCTTGAAGTCGGGCATCCTCAGCGAGGCTGGCCAGTCCAAGGACACCGATTCCGGCACTCCGCAGGGTGGGATCCTCTCGCCGCTGCTGGCCAACATCGCCCTGTCGGTTCTCGATGAGTTCATCGCGGCCGGTCCGGGCGGGCCGAACTCCACGCAAGGCCAGCGGGCCCGGCGACGTCGGCAGAATCTGCCCAACTACCGGCTCTTCCGGTATGCGGACGACTTTCTGATCGCCGTGACCGGGACACGCGAGCAGGCCGAAGACATGCGCACCCAGGTGGCGGAAGTACTCGCCCCGATGGGACTGCGTCTGTCGGTGGAGAAGACGGCCATCACCCATATCGACGAGGGGCTGGACTTCCTCGGGTGGCGCCTCCAGCGTCACCGCAAACGTGGGACCCAGAAGCACTACGTCTACCTCTACCCCTCCAAGAAGGCCCTCCAAGCCGTCAAGGAGAAGGTCAAGACGCTGTGCCGACAGGACACGAACCTGCCGCTGGCAGTCGTGCTGCACCATCTCAACCCGGTGTTGCGCGGCTGGACGGCGTACTTCCGGCACGGGGTGTCGTCCGCGACCTTCCAGTACCTGTCGGCCTTCACCTGGCGGCAGGTCTTCGGGTGGCTGCGGCGAAAGCACCGCCGGTCCAACTGGAAGAGTCTTCGCCGTCGTTACTGCGCGGGCCGATGGTGGCCTGCTGATGACGAGGTGGTCTTGTTCAGGTGCGCGAAGGTGCGAACCAACCGCTATTTGTATCGCGGGAACAAGATCCCCTCGCCCTGGCCCAGTGGGAGCACGACGGCCGCGGCCGTCTGA
- a CDS encoding type I restriction-modification system subunit M/S translates to MENNPGVPDGDRLITRTQIAAMAEVTRAAVTTWERRAADFPTPRRTAGQDYFHESEILSWLDRRRVPSHHRAQGEDEHSTYGDRARQRRSSSSVAQESPTAYDARPALGPREKPSPGDVETVRTLMGLLAERVGGADMPMGYVNLLAALYFLRMTRPEGWQRVKAYSTSGDGPRSSSVLLRLIGSEADAALRDVGSLPETRDALARLEPRRFEDLVEVVRLVGSLGPHAFQLIIEGYEEKAQLGSREFFTPLPVAYLMAGLGRAARGAAPGSVYDPYFRGGELLGAVADVAMWVRRGRPGFTDVPLPRLLGQTPKRATLPLASMNLALRGVRPALRLKTGGRPWEQTWLQGPVDLVLTNPPFNMKDTLKETTRTGRWPYGAPPLGNDNLAYPQYALSVLAEGGRAALVMPNKAGNSGNAAERAIRRALVEQGVVECVVALPDRLFSGTSVPVCVWLLRHPADAGDHVLFLDARDLGTVQSGGRRVLAYDDVSSVIDSYLAFRPGDGPARPYDPPPVTVPGARVDRESLRRIGYSLNPIDHIGGLPVLDSGPSGIAEAEVWAEVSWLAEHCRYLDERTADLRTVLETDRVCQAPRREAVLAELCDIQTGPSHALLAPKDRIPHGEVPVVFPRHLRDGEVSDSGDERVSSELADRLGRYRLKEGDIVCVRAGAMGPPALVRRDQTGWLMSSNVIRLRCREDAHVLPGYLLAVLSRPEAIGWVRDRAAATAAPFITKAVLESQKVLLPPVEVQQEIVESLVLLRERSTAHRELAAAITRTRALLVEQLTGSRTSTIPPTT, encoded by the coding sequence ATGGAGAACAACCCCGGTGTGCCTGACGGCGATCGTCTGATCACACGTACGCAGATCGCGGCCATGGCAGAGGTGACGCGAGCGGCCGTCACCACCTGGGAGCGGCGCGCGGCGGATTTCCCCACCCCCCGGCGTACCGCCGGCCAGGACTACTTCCACGAGTCGGAGATCTTGAGCTGGCTCGACAGAAGGCGGGTGCCATCACACCACCGGGCGCAGGGAGAGGACGAGCACAGCACCTACGGAGATCGGGCGCGGCAGCGCAGATCGTCCAGTTCCGTGGCCCAGGAGAGTCCGACGGCGTACGACGCCCGGCCCGCGCTCGGTCCACGGGAGAAGCCGTCTCCGGGTGATGTCGAGACCGTCCGCACGCTCATGGGTCTCCTGGCCGAAAGGGTCGGAGGCGCGGACATGCCCATGGGCTATGTGAACCTGCTGGCCGCCCTGTATTTCTTGCGGATGACGAGGCCCGAGGGCTGGCAACGGGTGAAGGCGTACTCCACGTCCGGCGACGGTCCGCGGTCCAGCAGCGTACTGCTCAGGCTCATCGGCTCGGAGGCGGACGCGGCGCTGCGGGACGTGGGATCTCTTCCGGAGACGAGGGATGCCCTGGCTCGCCTGGAACCCAGGCGATTCGAGGACCTCGTGGAGGTTGTCCGGCTGGTGGGTTCGCTCGGTCCGCACGCCTTCCAGCTGATCATCGAGGGCTACGAGGAGAAGGCACAGCTGGGGAGTCGGGAGTTCTTCACCCCGCTTCCCGTGGCGTACCTGATGGCGGGATTGGGGCGGGCCGCCAGGGGGGCGGCCCCGGGCAGTGTGTACGACCCGTACTTCCGCGGTGGGGAACTCCTCGGCGCAGTAGCCGACGTGGCGATGTGGGTGCGACGTGGGAGGCCGGGGTTCACCGATGTGCCGCTGCCCAGGCTGCTGGGGCAGACGCCGAAGCGGGCCACCTTGCCGCTGGCGAGCATGAATCTGGCGCTGCGCGGAGTCCGGCCCGCCCTCCGGTTGAAGACCGGCGGGCGGCCGTGGGAGCAGACGTGGCTTCAGGGGCCGGTCGACCTGGTTCTCACCAACCCGCCCTTCAACATGAAGGACACCCTGAAAGAGACCACGCGCACCGGGCGCTGGCCCTACGGCGCCCCTCCGCTGGGTAACGACAACCTGGCCTACCCGCAGTACGCCCTGTCCGTCCTGGCCGAGGGCGGACGCGCCGCACTTGTGATGCCGAACAAGGCGGGCAACTCGGGGAACGCGGCGGAGCGGGCGATTCGCCGTGCGCTGGTGGAGCAGGGCGTGGTGGAGTGCGTTGTCGCGCTGCCCGACAGACTTTTCTCGGGCACTTCGGTGCCGGTGTGCGTGTGGTTGCTGCGGCACCCCGCCGATGCCGGAGATCACGTCCTGTTCCTGGACGCACGCGACTTGGGCACCGTGCAGAGCGGCGGGCGACGTGTGCTCGCGTACGACGACGTCAGCTCCGTCATCGACTCTTACCTGGCTTTTCGTCCGGGAGACGGCCCCGCCCGACCGTACGACCCTCCTCCGGTGACCGTGCCCGGCGCACGCGTTGACCGCGAGTCCTTGCGCCGTATCGGCTACTCGCTCAATCCGATCGATCACATCGGCGGGTTGCCGGTTCTGGACAGCGGCCCGTCCGGCATCGCGGAAGCGGAAGTCTGGGCCGAGGTTTCATGGCTGGCGGAGCACTGCAGGTACCTGGACGAGCGCACCGCCGACCTGAGGACCGTGCTCGAGACCGACCGGGTGTGTCAGGCGCCCCGCCGCGAAGCCGTCCTCGCAGAACTGTGTGACATCCAAACCGGCCCGTCTCACGCGCTGCTGGCACCGAAGGACCGGATTCCGCACGGTGAGGTGCCGGTCGTCTTTCCCAGGCACCTGCGGGACGGAGAGGTGAGTGACAGCGGCGACGAGCGCGTCTCGTCCGAACTCGCCGACCGGTTGGGGCGCTACCGGCTCAAGGAGGGCGACATCGTTTGCGTCCGCGCAGGCGCCATGGGGCCGCCGGCCCTGGTACGGAGGGACCAGACGGGATGGCTCATGAGCTCGAACGTGATCAGGCTCCGCTGCCGAGAGGATGCCCATGTCCTCCCCGGCTATCTGCTCGCCGTTCTGAGCCGTCCGGAGGCCATCGGCTGGGTCAGGGACCGCGCGGCCGCCACCGCCGCCCCGTTCATCACCAAGGCCGTACTGGAGAGCCAGAAAGTCCTGCTGCCGCCCGTCGAGGTGCAGCAGGAGATCGTCGAGTCGCTGGTGCTCCTGCGGGAGCGGTCTACCGCTCACCGAGAACTGGCAGCAGCCATCACCCGGACCCGAGCACTGCTCGTCGAACAACTCACGGGCTCCCGTACCTCCACCATTCCTCCGACCACGTGA